One genomic region from Dermacentor variabilis isolate Ectoservices chromosome 6, ASM5094787v1, whole genome shotgun sequence encodes:
- the LOC142585344 gene encoding ipis-1-like, with product MRQFFQNLCSLGSRGQRNQLDRHQPPSGAVSGSTTPVAAVHSRSLAHSISGFAVDLYRQLSLATGNAGSQPGISIDNGGSKEGVATATVAPANLVFSPLAVAAALSMTLAGARYGTAKELASALHVRDDDQVHGQLAAQLSQSANRALKVAFEVNNCMYADRRYHVLEGYLSFLRDTYGDGSVCFVDFAEHHREVRAEANERVARLTANAVRELLAADSIGPGTALALVSAACFCGAWESPFQPGFTGPDEFYVDPETVVRVDMMTQMHSFAMSHCDQLQATALEMPHVGGKTAMIFILPDEMGGLRALEQNLTAALLSDLVRGLREKPNVMLKLPKFVVQQSLRLRDTLGAMGVRELFTRRANLSGIFETGSPALWDVFHGAFLDVNEEGTVSAAPGTDCVAGSGPGMGEITHFAVNRPFMFLVGSRRTTFFFLMGSVRRP from the exons ATGCGCCAGTTCTTCCAGAACCTCTGCTCGCTCGGCTCCCGTGGGCAGCGCAACCAGCTGGACCGGCATCAGCCGCCTTCGGGCGCCGTCTCCGGGTCGACCACCCCCGTGGCAGCCGTGCACTCGCGTTCGCTCGCCCATTCGATATCGGGCTTCGCCGTGGACCTCTACCGGCAGCTGTCGCTTGCCACCGGTAATGCTGGCAGCCAACCTGGTATCAGCATTGACAACGGCGGCAGCAAGGAGGGTGTGGCCACTGCCACTGTGGCCCCGGCCAACCTGGTATTCTCGCCGTTGGCAGTGGCTGCCGCTCTGTCCATGACCCTGGCGGGCGCCCGCTACGGCACGGCCAAG GAGCTGGCTTCGGCGCTTCACGTGCGCGACGACGACCAGGTCCACGGCCAGTTAGCCGCGCAGCTGTCGCAGTCCGCGAACCGCGCGCTGAAGGTCGCCTTCGAGGTGAACAACTGCATGTACGCCGACCGGCGGTACCACGTGCTCGAGGGCTACCTGTCCTTCCTGCGTGACACGTACGGCGACGGCAGCGTGTGCTTCGTGGACTTCGCCGAGCACCACCGCGAGGTGCGCGCCGAGGCCAACGAGCGCGTGGCCCGGCTCACCGCCAACGCGGTGCGCGAGCTCCTGGCCGCCGACAGCATCGGCCCCGGCACGGCGCTGGCGCTCGTGAGCGCCGCGTGCTTCTGCGGCGCCTGGGAGTCGCCCTTCCAG CCTGGGTTCACGGGGCCCGACGAGTTCTACGTGGACCCCGAGACCGTGGTGCGCGTGGACATGATGACGCAGATGCACTCGTTCGCCATGTCCCACTGCGACCAGCTGCAGGCCACCGCGCTCGAGATGCCGCACGTGGGCGGGAAGACCGCGATGATCTTCATCCTCCCCGACGAGATGGGCGGGCTGCGCGCGCTGGAGCAGAACCTGACCGCGGCCCTCCTGTCGGACCTGGTGCGCGGCCTGCGCGAGAAGCCCAACGTGATGCTCAAGCTTCCCAAGTTCGTGGTGCAGCAAAGCCTGAGGCTGCGCGACACCCTGGGCGCCATGGGCGTCCGCGAGCTGTTCACAAGGCGGGCCAACCTGTCGGGCATCTTCGAGACCGGAAGCCCCGCTCTGTGGGACGTCTTCCACGGCGCCTTTCTGGACGTGAACGAAGAAGGCACGGTGTCCGCGGCGCCCGGGACCGACTGCGTGGCCGGGAGCGGGCCCGGGATGGGCGAAATCACTCATTTCGCCGTCAACCGGCCCTTCATGTTCCTCGTCGGCTCCAGGCGGACGACCTTCTTCTTCCTGATGGGCTCCGTGCGAAGACCGTGA
- the LOC142586311 gene encoding uncharacterized protein LOC142586311 has translation MLEAACRKSPRLNSSLSKVTIYAFRRGSLVVLFELEVDKRHTPAVADLESEFRETLRREAEKGPRGAFGQLKIDWNAIQMTEMSENSLLRPGSSVDEEGTTGSSATVDYYDRGGDQEQQDSDQWINQHSQDPSDYFAQHDNESSPGAPTSVADSWQPFFPEQTEGGERPEGEVGEVTWETAPELSEDDDSHYDVARDRPESSSSQQPQGGHAVAAVNEHGSSVETTGPQVVTEPVGTTEERYPHVSDASPPTGTPRPVATSQDMLTHKHGSELTELTVGAGVVVKANGNPAHASTRNATKATPVRPLLVSSKDGQDSSSPLVSADGPNVASSTTSPPERKPVVHTQVSGTAVSLANGASSADGPPVWPPYKPLSSSEIRVGGTPSSKPPEGSSEKPTQGIGQAWQIHLDDPSTHAGPGMALNYGPRPSQTATNVGSTHESSATKMRDKTLASGISLSAGTGLSVHQQPSVQKNNHRKEVTTPKPTTSTTEFQIGVGLFVRPPVVSGSDKSQRTRVQQTTKKPEPQFIDLTAGLDGLPTKDKGHSPANPVPPERPAPGPASEPSWRPGTAPPPSIVSAPAPEIASKPVRKPASEYSEFEAVPPPSGPVVVHQDRNNESAFIPIVHQGTNRTTFVPVAHQNTNNETSFVAVVHPVRGNETKFIPAVHQDGSNETVFSLVGGTREGHELKNPEMNITSISIYQTVSTSSGDHSEVHSVIYSGGQNSGGIAKFISGDLPSKPGSYDSKYTPNDEKGTDFYDKGSKNGDKFGYRPPSTTASPALKVVTRVSYSVVTNAPLTKESVHENDITKHGEGNGLSGDSAADHTSTTPLVVPTTSKRDCDYLKEIKCKSGECVPHSALCDRRLDCRDGSDERNCSCKDYLKHEQLQHKVCDGILDCWDLADEIHCPWCSPEMFVCPGAKQCIPQHKVCDGHHDCPYGLDEVQCVGLVDEEEEATSMSSGQGYLQLKRNGVWGKLCVDRFPRYLSNGTWSLGEIGHAACNTLSYRKVLAIRRSKDKKHDDGSRYFEMRHEDDEKSNIALMYKETDCPRKEVLHIKCSTLECGIRPLGTSLRQRIVGGHSSAPGSWPWQVALYKEGEFQCGAALVSDRWLVTAGHCFYNTLTSHWVARMGMLRRGTEMPSPFEVVASISHVVIHPEYVDKGFANDIALLKLDKPVDFSDYIRPICLPSDGETERPRHTSFCVAVGWGKLLEVGRLFPDTLQEVPLPVLTTEECRRRTLFLPLYNITENMFCAGYERGGRDACLGDSGGPLMCQKVDGRWSLVGVTSNGDGCGRPGRPGVYTKVMRYLPWIHNTMESNPSPKPPSVCKGVRCRLGRCITQEHLCDGTKDCFDGRDEEDCPIGSG, from the exons ATG CTCGAAGCAGCATGCAGGAAGTCACCGCGGCTCAACAGTTCTTTGAGCAAAGTCACTATCTACGCTTTCCG ACGAGGGAGCCTCGTCGTGCTGTTCGAGCTCGAGGTCGACAAGCGCCACACGCCCGCCGTCGCCGACCTGGAGAGCGAGTTCCGGGAGACGCTACGGCGTGAAGCCGAGAAGGGACCCCGAGGCGCATTCGGTCAGCTCAAGATCGACTGGAACGCCATACAGATGACGG aAATGTCCGAAAACAGTTTGCTCCGTCCGGGTAGCTCCGTCGACGAAGAGGGCACAACGGGCAGCAGCGCAACGGTGGACTACTACGACCGGGGCGGCGATCAGGAGCAGCAGGATTCAGACCAGTGGATCAACCAGCACAGTCAGGATCCGAGCGATTATTTCGCGCAACACGACAACGAGAGTTCGCCAGGGGCCCCCACCAGCGTCGCGGACTCGTGGCAGCCCTTCTTTCCAGAACAGACAGAAGGCGGCGAGCGGCCGGAAGGCGAGGTCGGCGAAGTCACGTGGGAGACCGCTCCCGAGCTGTCCGAAGACGACGATTCTCACTACGACGTCGCGCGCGATCGTCCAGAATCCAGCTCGAGTCAGCAGCCTCAGGGAGGTCACGCCGTCGCTGCCGTTAACGAGCACGGAAGCTCAGTCGAGACGACCGGGCCGCAAGTAGTCACGGAGCCCGTAGGCACGACGGAGGAAAGGTACCCGCACGTCTCCGACGCATCGCCGCCAACGGGGACACCGCGCCCCGTTGCAACTAGTCAGGATATGCTTACACATAAGCACGGCTCGGAACTGACCGAACTTACCGTGGGAGCTGGAGTCGTAGTCAAGGCCAACGGAAACCCGGCGCATGCGTCCACAAGAAACGCGACTAAGGCAACACCCGTTAGGCCTCTCCTTGTCAGCTCCAAAGACGGGCAGGACTCTTCGTCTCCTTTGGTTTCTGCTGATGGTCCCAACGTCGCAAGCTCCACTACCTCACCACCCGAGCGAAAACCGGTGGTGCACACGCAAGTGAGCGGGACTGCTGTTTCTCTCGCAAACGGTGCATCAAGCGCCGATGGTCCTCCTGTTTGGCCACCGTACAAACCACTATCCTCCTCGGAAATCAGAGTGGGCGGAACGCCGTCAAGTAAACCGCCTGAAGGGAGTTCCGAAAAGCCGACGCAGGGTATCGGGCAAGCCTGGCAGATACACCTAGACGATCCCAGTACCCACGCAGGACCCGGCATGGCGTTGAATTACGGACCGAGACCCTCCCAGACTGCGACGAACGTGGGCTCCACGCACGAGTCTTCGGCAACGAAGATGCGTGACAAGACACTGGCTTCCGGTATCTCGTTGTCCGCGGGGACCGGTCTCTCAGTTCACCAACAGCCGTCCGTGCAGAAGAACAATCACAGGAAAGAAGTCACAACACCCAAGCCTACCACGTCGACCACAGAGTTCCAGATAGGCGTGGGTCTCTTCGTACGGCCACCCGTCGTCAGCGGCAGCGACAAAAGCCAAAGAACTCGCGTGCAGCAGACCACAAAGAAACCGGAGCCACAGTTCATCGACCTTACTGCGGGCCTAGATGGTCTCCCAACGAAAGACAAGGGGCATAGCCCAGCCAACCCAGTACCACCGGAGAGACCTGCGCCAGGACCGGCTTCGGAACCTTCCTGGCGTCCAGGGACAGCGCCACCTCCTAGCATAGTTTCAGCACCGGCTCCCGAGATCGCGTCCAAGCCGGTACGAAAGCCCGCGTCAGAATACTCAGAATTTGAAGCTGTTCCTCCTCCCAGTGGACCTGTTGTTGTCCATCAAGACAGAAACAATGAAAGCGCGTTCATTCCGATAGTCCATCAGGGCACAAATAGAACTACATTCGTTCCTGTAGCCCACCAAAACACAAATAATGAAACTTCTTTCGTTGCGGTAGTTCATCCAGTCAGAGGCAACGAAACTAAATTCATTCCGGCCGTCCACCAAGACGGAAGCAATGAAACTGTCTTCAGTCTTGTCGGAGGGACGCGCGAGGGACATGAACTCAAGAACCCCGAGATGAACATCACCTCCATCTCCATTTATCAGACGGTGAGCACCAGCAGCGGAGACCACTCCGAGGTGCACTCGGTCATCTACTCGGGCGGACAGAACTCCGGTGGCATCGCCAAATTCATATCCGGCGACTTGCCTTCCAAGCCCGGCTCGTACGACTCCAAGTACACGCCCAATGACGAGAAAG GTACCGACTTCTACGACAAAGGCAGCAAGAACGGCGATAAGTTTGGCTACCGGCCTCCGTCGACCACGGCCAGTCCCGCGCTGAAGGTGGTCACGCGCGTGTCATACAGCGTGGTCACCAACGCACCCCTCACCAAGGAGTCCGTGCACGAAAACGACATCACCAAGCACGGAGAAGGCAACGGGCTCAGTGGCGACTCCGCAGCGGACCACACGTCCACCACACCTCTCGTCGTGCCGACGACGTCGAAGCGCG ACTGCGACTACCTGAAAGAGATCAAGTGCAAGAGTGGAGAGTGCGTGCCCCACTCGGCGCTGTGCGATCGCCGCCTCGACTGTCGGGACGGCTCGGACGAGCGCAACTGCT CTTGCAAGGATTACCTCAAGCACGAACAGTTGCAGCACAAAGTTTGCGACGGAATTCTCGACTGTTGGGACTTGGCGGACGAAATTCATTGTC CCTGGTGCAGTCCCGAGATGTTCGTGTGCCCCGGAGCCAAGCAGTGCATACCTCAGCACAAAGTGTGCGACGGCCATCACGACTGCCCCTACGGACTGGACGAAGTTCAGTGCG TGGGTCTGGTGGACGAAGAGGAAGAGGCCACGTCCATGTCCTCGGGCCAGGGCTACCTGCAGCTGAAGCGCAACGGCGTCTGGGGAAAGCTGTGCGTCGACCGGTTCCCGCGGTACCTGAGCAACGGAACCTGGTCCCTCGGGGAGATCGGACACGCGGCCTGCAACACCCTTTCTTACAG GAAAGTTCTCGCCATACGGAGATCGAAGGACAAGAAGCACGACGACGGCAGCCGCTACTTTGAGATGAGGCACGAAGACGACGAGAAGTCGAA CATCGCTCTCATGTACAAGGAGACTGACTGCCCGAGAAAAGAGGTGCTACACATCAAGTGCTCAACTCTTG AGTGCGGCATCCGGCCGCTGGGCACGTCGCTGCGACAGCGCATCGTGGGCGGCCATAGCTCGGCTCCGGGATCCTGGCCCTGGCAGGTGGCGCTCTACAAGGAGGGCGAGTTCCAGTGCGGGGCTGCACTCGTCAGCGACCGCTGGCTCGTCACTGCTGGACACTGCTTCTACAA CACGCTGACGTCACATTGGGTGGCACGGATGGGCATGCTTCGTCGCGGCACCGAGATGCCTTCCCCATTCGAGGTGGTGGCCAGCATCTCGCACGTGGTCATCCACCCGGAGTACGTGGACAAGGGCTTCGCCAACGACATCGCGCTGCTCAAGCTGGACAAGCCCGTAGACTTCag TGATTACATTCGACCCATCTGCTTGCCGAGCGACGGTGAGACGGAGAGGCCGAGACACACGTCGTTCTGCGTGGCCGTCGGATGGGGAAAGCTGCTCGAAGTGGGACGCCTGTTTC CGGACACGCTGCAGGAGGTGCCGTTGCCGGTGCTGACGACCGAGGAGTGCCGCCGGAGGACGCTCTTCCTGCCGCTGTACAACATCACGGAGAACATGTTCTGCGCCGGATACGAGAGGGGAGGCAGGGACGCCTGTCTG GGGGACTCTGGAGGACCGCTCATGTGCCAGAAGGTGGACGGCCGGTGGTCGCTGGTCGGGGTGACCAGCAATGGCGACGGTTGCGGACGTCCGGGCAGGCCCGGCGTCTACACCAAAGTGATGCGCTACTTGCCCTGGATTCACAACACCATGG AGAGCAATCCGTCGCCCAAGCCACCGAGCGTGTGCAAGGGGGTGCGCTGCCGTCTCGGACGTTGCATCACCCAGGAACATCTGTGCGACGGCACCAAGGACTGCTTCGACGGTCGCGATGAGGAGGACTGCCCCATCGGCAGCGGCTGA
- the LOC142585343 gene encoding iris-like — MRQFFQNLCSLGSRGQRNQLDRHQPPSGAVSESTTPVAAVHSRSLAHSISGFAVDLYRQLSLATGNAGSQPGISIDNGGSKDGVATATVAPANLVFSPLAVAAALSMTLAGARYGTAKELASALHVRDDDQVHGQLAAQLSQSANRALKVTFEVNNCMYADRRYHVLEGYLSFLRDTYGDASVRFVDFTEHHREVRAEANERVARLTANAVRELLAADSIGPGTALALVSAACFRGAWESPFQPGFTGPDEFYVDPETVVRVDMMTQMHSFAMSHCDQLQATALEMPHVGGKTAMIFILPDEMGGLRALEQNLTAALLSDLVRGLREKPNVMLKLPKFVVQQSLRLRDTLGAMGVRELFTRRANLSGIFETGSPALWDVFHGAFLDVNEEGTVSAAPGTDCVSGSGPGMGEITHFAVNRPFMFLVGSRRTTFFFLMGSVRRP, encoded by the exons ATGCGCCAGTTCTTCCAGAACCTCTGCTCGCTCGGCTCCCGTGGGCAGCGCAACCAGCTGGACCGGCATCAGCCGCCTTCGGGCGCCGTCTCCGAGTCGACCACCCCCGTGGCAGCCGTGCACTCGCGTTCGCTCGCCCATTCGATATCGGGCTTCGCCGTGGACCTCTACCGGCAGCTGTCGCTTGCCACCGGTAATGCTGGCAGCCAACCTGGTATCAGCATTGACAACGGCGGCAGCAAGGACGGTGTGGCCACTGCCACTGTGGCGCCGGCCAACCTGGTATTCTCGCCGTTGGCAGTGGCTGCCGCTCTGTCCATGACCCTGGCGGGCGCCCGCTACGGCACGGCCAAG GAGCTGGCTTCGGCGCTTCACGTGCGCGACGACGACCAGGTCCACGGCCAGTTAGCCGCGCAGCTGTCGCAGTCCGCGAACCGCGCGCTGAAGGTCACCTTCGAGGTGAACAACTGCATGTACGCCGACCGGCGGTACCACGTGCTCGAGGGCTACCTgtccttcctgcgagacacgtaCGGCGACGCCAGCGTGCGCTTCGTGGACTTCACCGAGCACCACCGCGAGGTGCGCGCCGAGGCCAACGAGCGCGTGGCCCGGCTCACCGCCAACGCGGTGCGCGAGCTCCTGGCCGCCGACAGCATCGGCCCCGGCACGGCGCTGGCGCTCGTGAGCGCCGCGTGCTTCCGCGGCGCCTGGGAGTCGCCCTTCCAG CCTGGGTTCACGGGGCCCGACGAGTTCTACGTGGACCCCGAGACCGTGGTGCGCGTGGACATGATGACGCAGATGCACTCGTTCGCCATGTCCCACTGCGACCAGCTGCAGGCCACCGCGCTCGAGATGCCGCACGTGGGCGGGAAGACCGCGATGATCTTCATCCTCCCCGACGAGATGGGCGGGCTGCGCGCGCTGGAGCAGAACCTGACCGCGGCCCTCCTGTCGGACCTGGTGCGCGGCCTGCGCGAGAAGCCCAACGTGATGCTCAAGCTCCCCAAGTTCGTGGTGCAGCAAAGCCTGAGGCTGCGCGACACCCTGGGCGCCATGGGCGTCCGCGAGCTGTTCACAAGGCGGGCCAACCTGTCGGGCATCTTCGAGACCGGAAGCCCCGCCCTGTGGGACGTCTTCCACGGCGCCTTTCTGGACGTGAACGAAGAAGGCACGGTGTCCGCGGCGCCCGGGACCGACTGCGTGTCCGGGAGCGGGCCCGGGATGGGCGAAATCACTCATTTCGCCGTTAACCGGCCCTTCATGTTCCTCGTCGGCTCCAGGCGGACGACCTTCTTCTTCCTGATGGGCTCCGTGCGAAGACCGTGA